The following proteins come from a genomic window of candidate division WOR-3 bacterium:
- the lgt gene encoding prolipoprotein diacylglyceryl transferase, whose translation MHPIILRIGNLNIYSYGLFLFISFLIGTKIVESRAKKFGVHPDKITNLALIVLVAVIVGARLFYVIFHWSEFADDLIGIIAFWRGGLGGLMFYGGFLFGLLFGILYAKKEKMPLLKMLDAIAPAVVLGEFFTRIGCFLNGCCFGKPTNSLLGVVFPKHSAAGYTFDCPVHPTQLYSSLAGLLLFILALILEKKHLKPGILFGIILLLYSLFRFGIDFVRYYENSTNFWVNQIVALSLAIFAIIFIIIRTRSK comes from the coding sequence ATGCATCCTATAATCTTAAGAATTGGTAATCTTAATATCTATTCTTATGGCTTGTTTCTGTTTATCTCGTTTCTGATTGGAACCAAGATAGTTGAATCTCGGGCAAAAAAATTTGGTGTCCATCCGGATAAAATTACTAATTTGGCACTAATCGTTTTAGTAGCAGTTATAGTAGGAGCAAGATTGTTTTATGTCATTTTTCATTGGTCAGAATTTGCTGATGATTTAATTGGTATCATTGCATTTTGGCGTGGTGGATTAGGTGGGTTGATGTTTTATGGTGGATTTCTTTTTGGCTTGTTGTTTGGTATCCTTTATGCTAAAAAAGAAAAGATGCCCTTATTAAAAATGCTTGATGCGATTGCTCCAGCAGTTGTCCTCGGCGAATTCTTTACCCGCATCGGTTGTTTTCTTAATGGCTGTTGTTTTGGCAAACCGACTAATTCGTTATTAGGAGTTGTATTTCCTAAACATTCGGCTGCAGGATATACTTTTGATTGTCCAGTTCATCCGACCCAACTTTATTCATCCTTGGCCGGACTGCTACTTTTCATTTTAGCATTAATATTAGAAAAGAAACATCTTAAGCCAGGAATATTATTTGGCATTATCCTTTTACTTTATTCATTATTTAGATTCGGGATAGATTTTGTTAGATATTATGAAAACTCAACCAATTTTTGGGTTAATCAAATCGTTGCGTTAAGTTTAGCGATATTTGCAATCATCTTTATAATTATTAGGACAAGAAGTAAGTAA
- the nrdD gene encoding anaerobic ribonucleoside-triphosphate reductase, with protein MTDSFNNDLPLDKEVSQSNVKSEMRAVSKDKEENYIFRYVAKRDGKIHEFDKEKITNAIFKAARSVGGEDRKLASELADKVVLYLYNKYKNVKKIPAVEEIQDAIEKVLIEEGHAQTAKAFILYREKRSQLRKKRALEKAVKQQPLEATDYALFVRTTDDRILHWDRSRIVSALVREANLATSLAEKIAEEVEDVILTSDVNFITSSLIREVVNAKLIEHGLGETRKWHARLGVPLYDVEKILLYRNKENANTPHNPEATNMTLAESIKKQYALSAVFSEDIAEAHRKGDIHLHDLGFIDRPYCSGQSLEYVKKFGLSLPSALSIAKPAKHPETLLAHMVKFSAALQGHFAGAIGWDAVNLYFAPFLVGMSDREIHQLAQMLIFEYSQQNVARGGQAIFSDLNLYWEIPKHFENTPAIGPGGEYTGKKYADYLPEAQRFVWAIFDVYKEGDASGRPFFFPKPLVHITERFFQTPGWQDFLYHISEVASEKGNTYFVLDRGETAKVSECCRLSFKLEKSDLEDADRPWKMRYSAIQNVTLNLPRAAYQANHQDEMLWANIKRQLNLAAEGHLQKKAFLERLLSLKNDGPLALLTMDRDGESYLRMHRATYLIGILGLNEMVQYHLGKELHEDDDVFLFGLRTIAFIRDETRKLSEKYGLRFVLEQTPAESTAYRFAKLDLQYYPDCANKVVKGSIRDGAVYYTNSTYLNVGLPIDPIERVIKEGKFHDMIEAGALTHIWLADAKPPKEAIANFVEKTFRNSHNAQIAFSPEFTTCNNCFKTARGLRDTCPYCESLDVDHITRVTGYFSRVSGWNLGKKAELRDRYKGGIR; from the coding sequence ATGACTGATAGTTTTAATAATGATTTACCGCTTGACAAAGAGGTATCACAGTCTAATGTCAAATCCGAAATGCGAGCGGTAAGTAAGGACAAAGAAGAAAATTATATTTTTCGTTATGTTGCGAAACGTGACGGGAAAATACACGAATTTGATAAAGAGAAAATTACTAATGCCATTTTTAAGGCGGCACGGTCAGTTGGAGGTGAAGACCGTAAATTAGCCTCAGAACTTGCAGATAAAGTAGTTTTGTATTTATATAATAAATATAAGAATGTCAAAAAAATTCCAGCAGTAGAAGAAATTCAAGATGCCATAGAAAAAGTCTTAATTGAAGAGGGACATGCCCAAACTGCCAAAGCATTTATCCTATATCGAGAAAAGAGGAGCCAATTAAGAAAAAAACGCGCCTTAGAAAAAGCCGTAAAACAACAGCCTTTAGAAGCCACTGATTATGCTTTATTTGTTAGAACTACGGATGATAGAATTTTACATTGGGACCGCTCGAGAATTGTTTCTGCATTAGTTCGAGAAGCCAATCTGGCAACCAGTTTAGCCGAAAAGATTGCGGAAGAAGTAGAAGATGTAATTTTAACTTCGGATGTTAATTTTATTACCTCAAGTTTAATTCGTGAAGTTGTAAATGCTAAGTTAATTGAACATGGTCTGGGTGAAACCAGAAAATGGCATGCTCGATTGGGCGTTCCCTTGTATGATGTGGAAAAAATTCTTCTCTATCGTAACAAAGAGAATGCCAATACGCCGCATAATCCTGAAGCCACGAATATGACTTTAGCCGAATCGATTAAGAAACAATACGCGTTATCGGCAGTTTTTTCGGAAGATATTGCTGAAGCCCATCGAAAAGGCGATATCCATCTTCACGACTTAGGTTTTATTGACCGACCATATTGTTCTGGACAATCATTGGAATATGTCAAAAAGTTTGGGTTGAGTCTACCCAGTGCATTATCTATTGCTAAGCCGGCAAAACACCCGGAAACACTTTTGGCTCATATGGTAAAATTTTCCGCTGCCTTGCAAGGACATTTTGCCGGCGCAATTGGCTGGGATGCGGTTAACCTTTATTTTGCACCATTTCTGGTGGGAATGAGTGATAGAGAGATTCATCAATTAGCCCAAATGTTAATCTTTGAATACTCGCAACAAAATGTTGCTCGGGGTGGTCAAGCAATCTTTTCCGATTTAAATCTCTATTGGGAAATTCCGAAACATTTTGAAAATACTCCAGCAATTGGTCCTGGTGGCGAATATACGGGCAAGAAGTATGCTGACTATTTACCTGAAGCCCAAAGATTTGTCTGGGCAATCTTTGATGTCTATAAAGAGGGAGATGCCTCAGGAAGACCCTTCTTCTTTCCTAAACCCTTAGTCCATATTACGGAACGATTCTTCCAAACACCCGGCTGGCAGGATTTCTTATATCATATCTCTGAGGTTGCCAGTGAAAAAGGCAATACCTATTTTGTTTTAGACCGGGGCGAGACCGCAAAAGTATCAGAATGCTGTCGGCTCTCATTTAAGTTAGAAAAATCCGATTTAGAAGATGCGGACCGGCCTTGGAAAATGAGATATTCTGCAATTCAGAATGTAACTCTTAATTTGCCTCGTGCCGCATATCAGGCAAATCATCAAGATGAAATGTTATGGGCAAATATTAAAAGACAACTGAACTTAGCGGCTGAAGGTCATTTACAGAAAAAAGCATTCTTGGAAAGACTTCTGTCATTAAAAAATGACGGCCCATTAGCATTATTAACAATGGACCGAGATGGTGAAAGTTATTTAAGAATGCATCGCGCAACCTATCTTATTGGCATTTTGGGATTAAATGAAATGGTGCAGTATCATTTGGGCAAAGAATTACACGAGGATGACGATGTCTTCTTGTTTGGATTAAGAACCATTGCCTTTATTCGCGACGAGACCAGAAAACTTTCAGAAAAATATGGTCTGCGATTTGTTTTAGAACAAACTCCGGCCGAGTCTACGGCTTATCGATTTGCCAAACTGGATTTACAATATTATCCTGACTGCGCTAACAAAGTAGTAAAAGGTAGTATTCGCGATGGTGCGGTCTATTATACCAATTCTACATATCTTAATGTTGGCCTACCCATTGACCCAATTGAACGAGTGATAAAAGAAGGAAAATTTCACGATATGATTGAAGCCGGAGCATTGACTCATATTTGGCTGGCAGATGCTAAACCACCTAAAGAAGCAATTGCTAATTTTGTGGAAAAGACCTTTAGAAACTCGCATAATGCCCAAATCGCCTTCTCACCAGAGTTTACTACATGTAATAACTGCTTTAAGACCGCTCGTGGATTACGAGATACTTGTCCTTATTGTGAATCTTTGGATGTTGACCATATTACCAGAGTAACCGGTTATTTTTCCCGAGTTTCTGGTTGGAATTTAGGCAAAAAAGCAGAACTAAGAGATAGATATAAGGGTGGTATTAGATAA
- a CDS encoding ComF family protein produces MILKILKHLSGALLDFIFPPRCYGCDKDIEQGFICDKCFIQVTTNVLGICSVCGMPKDWDEQCEHPNFKSGVRTQFLSRIRALGKYQMPYKGLVHNFKYHNKRKIAQVLGLGLGNVINSDPILSRADFIVPIPLHPARLRERGYNQSLLLAQETAFNSGLTLLDCLQRKKNTKSQTQLDYTARTENIREAYRLKQDLNVSLENKRVILIDDVITTGATLSEASRILLQNGAKEVYGLVVATARVRELI; encoded by the coding sequence ATGATTCTAAAGATATTAAAACATCTCTCAGGTGCTTTGTTAGATTTTATATTTCCACCACGCTGTTATGGGTGTGACAAAGATATTGAGCAAGGATTTATCTGTGATAAATGTTTTATTCAAGTTACGACTAATGTCTTGGGCATTTGTTCGGTTTGTGGAATGCCCAAAGATTGGGATGAGCAATGTGAACATCCCAATTTCAAGTCCGGGGTAAGAACTCAATTCCTTAGCCGAATCCGAGCATTAGGTAAATATCAGATGCCTTATAAAGGACTGGTTCATAATTTCAAATATCACAACAAAAGAAAAATTGCTCAAGTTTTAGGTTTGGGATTAGGTAATGTTATCAATTCAGACCCGATTTTGAGTCGGGCAGATTTTATTGTGCCGATTCCATTACATCCTGCTCGATTAAGAGAACGCGGATATAATCAGTCACTACTCCTTGCGCAAGAAACCGCCTTTAATTCCGGGTTAACCTTACTGGATTGTTTGCAACGCAAGAAAAATACCAAATCCCAAACTCAACTTGACTATACGGCAAGAACGGAAAATATCAGAGAGGCATATCGTCTTAAACAAGACCTAAATGTTTCTTTAGAAAATAAAAGAGTGATTCTAATTGACGATGTAATTACCACAGGCGCAACATTATCAGAAGCAAGCAGGATTCTACTTCAAAATGGAGCAAAAGAAGTTTATGGGCTGGTCGTAGCCACAGCCCGTGTTAGAGAACTAATTTAA
- a CDS encoding D-alanine--D-alanine ligase: MVSANDLRKLKKMRIGVIMGGWSSEREISLRSGENIYQSLKRQGFNAVKIDINYNFAQQITDAKIDLAFIALHGKPGEDGTIQGFLELSGIPYTGSGVLASAIGMDKITTKRLWEYAGIPTPPYWLISSHQTTIKEAIRTAQKKLGFPMILKPRAEGSSVGCVIIDNPKMLLNECIEGVKKFGDIFLEKFISGMIATVGILGDRALPILELVPKYQRFYDYKAKYTKGETEFIIPARIPKPLYRKIQNLALLGHKVIGAKGYSRIDLIVSKGKPYFLEINTLPGMTELSDLPAQAKHIGISYDELVLEILKSALK; encoded by the coding sequence ATGGTTTCTGCAAACGATTTAAGAAAATTGAAAAAGATGCGGATTGGTGTCATTATGGGTGGTTGGTCAAGTGAGCGGGAAATCTCTTTGCGTTCTGGAGAAAATATCTACCAATCATTAAAACGACAAGGATTTAATGCGGTTAAAATTGATATTAACTATAATTTTGCCCAACAGATTACAGATGCAAAAATTGACCTTGCTTTTATTGCTTTGCATGGCAAGCCGGGTGAAGACGGCACAATTCAAGGCTTTTTAGAATTATCCGGAATTCCTTATACTGGTTCTGGAGTTTTGGCATCAGCCATTGGTATGGATAAGATAACCACCAAAAGACTTTGGGAATATGCCGGCATTCCGACACCACCTTATTGGCTAATTTCTTCGCATCAAACAACAATAAAAGAGGCGATTAGAACTGCTCAGAAAAAATTAGGTTTTCCAATGATATTAAAACCACGAGCCGAAGGCTCAAGTGTTGGCTGTGTAATAATCGATAACCCCAAAATGCTACTAAATGAATGCATTGAAGGTGTAAAAAAATTTGGCGATATATTCTTAGAAAAGTTTATTTCCGGAATGATTGCCACAGTTGGCATTTTAGGAGATAGGGCATTACCGATATTAGAACTTGTGCCTAAGTATCAGCGATTCTATGATTATAAAGCAAAATATACTAAAGGTGAAACAGAATTCATTATTCCTGCTCGTATTCCCAAACCACTCTACAGAAAAATTCAAAATTTAGCCTTGTTGGGTCACAAAGTTATTGGCGCAAAAGGTTATTCGCGCATCGATTTAATTGTATCAAAAGGGAAACCTTATTTTTTAGAAATCAATACCCTACCAGGAATGACCGAACTTTCGGATTTGCCAGCCCAAGCAAAACATATTGGAATTAGTTATGATGAGTTAGTATTAGAAATATTAAAATCAGCCCTGAAGTAA
- a CDS encoding ABC transporter ATP-binding protein, whose translation MWLRIENLSVTYGMIKAINNISFELTKGEIVTLIGANGAGKTTILNTISGIVKSANGKIVFNGQEITNFPAYKIARLGIAHVPEGRKPFPNLTVYENLRLGAYNTNDKNKIEQGLNRVFKSFPRLKERLKQPAGTLSGGELQMLAMARGLMSQPELLMLDEPSMGLSPILVSEIFSIIQEINQQGTTILLVEQNANMALNTAHRAYVLETGKIVLSGKACELREDPRVKSAYLGE comes from the coding sequence ATGTGGTTACGCATTGAAAACTTGTCAGTTACTTATGGAATGATAAAGGCAATTAATAATATCTCGTTCGAACTAACTAAAGGTGAGATTGTAACTCTGATTGGTGCTAATGGCGCAGGTAAGACAACAATTCTCAACACGATTTCAGGAATAGTTAAATCTGCCAACGGTAAAATTGTCTTTAACGGACAAGAGATCACTAATTTCCCGGCCTATAAAATTGCGCGGTTAGGCATTGCCCATGTGCCTGAAGGACGAAAACCATTTCCCAATTTGACTGTGTATGAGAATTTACGATTAGGTGCTTATAATACTAATGATAAAAATAAAATTGAGCAAGGACTAAACCGGGTCTTTAAGTCTTTTCCGCGCTTAAAGGAGCGGTTAAAACAACCAGCCGGAACTTTATCCGGCGGCGAATTACAAATGCTGGCAATGGCACGTGGTCTTATGTCCCAACCAGAACTTTTAATGCTCGACGAACCATCAATGGGATTATCTCCCATTTTAGTTTCCGAAATTTTTTCCATCATTCAAGAAATTAATCAACAAGGAACAACAATTCTTTTAGTAGAACAGAATGCCAATATGGCATTAAATACTGCGCATCGGGCATATGTTTTAGAAACTGGTAAAATAGTTTTGTCCGGCAAAGCCTGTGAATTAAGAGAAGACCCACGAGTTAAATCCGCTTACTTAGGCGAATAG
- the nrdR gene encoding transcriptional regulator NrdR has translation MKCPFCEKDNDRVIDSRIVREGIAVRRRRECRSCHRRFTTYEYVERTPLMIIKSDGRREPYDRDKLISGIALACTKRPVSRATIEKIVSEIENELADEYKLEVESKELGEMVLAKLIHLDQVAYVRFASVYRRFQNINEFAQIMQKMNLAKRPSNYR, from the coding sequence ATGAAGTGTCCTTTTTGTGAGAAAGATAATGACCGAGTAATTGATTCGCGGATTGTGCGAGAAGGGATTGCAGTGCGTCGCCGGCGCGAATGCCGGTCCTGCCATCGCCGATTTACAACTTATGAATATGTGGAACGGACACCGCTAATGATTATCAAAAGTGATGGCAGACGCGAACCTTACGACCGGGATAAACTTATTTCAGGTATTGCCCTGGCTTGTACTAAACGGCCAGTTAGTCGGGCAACAATTGAAAAGATTGTTTCAGAAATTGAAAACGAACTGGCGGATGAATATAAATTAGAAGTCGAATCTAAAGAATTAGGTGAAATGGTTTTAGCAAAATTAATTCATTTAGACCAAGTTGCCTATGTGCGATTTGCTTCAGTTTATCGCCGATTTCAAAACATCAATGAGTTCGCTCAAATTATGCAAAAAATGAATTTGGCCAAAAGACCATCAAACTATAGGTAA
- a CDS encoding HD domain-containing protein: MQKNLVLAKLLADEKLRSVFKELIHIINSRKIYLVGGAIRDVLLNHTPVDFDFAVSGSGIEFARKFSKKIKGSFVLLSHEDDSARVVIGHKQTDEAQIIFDFNGFGNSTIDHDLRRRDFTINALAINLRQPTRIIDKFSGLRHLKQRKIVSVSNTSLADDPLRILRAFRLALELNFSVNKKILTGAKKLNLTAIAPERISYELLRICEQPKSFPYIKILYQTGLMNQLFPLASKLFADVAVMQHSLRTYQKLEMILHKPSFFSQYRKEFNAYFSAMPFRRALLKLAGLFHDVAKPHTQFETEEGDIHFYGHDNLGAKIVQRIASENLRLSRKQTIMLKTLIAYHMRLHLLATAPTISDRAIRRFFRDLGDEYLGLMMLTYADGYATARKTQHLELTITRMMQLKHTDESKPKIKRLVNGDDLIALGYKPGPIFKTILQELEDLQLEGKITTKAEGLEYVKTNFPKSI; this comes from the coding sequence ATGCAAAAAAATTTGGTATTAGCAAAATTATTAGCCGATGAGAAATTACGCTCGGTTTTTAAAGAACTTATTCATATTATCAATTCACGAAAGATTTATTTAGTTGGCGGTGCAATTCGGGATGTGCTCTTAAACCACACCCCGGTCGATTTTGATTTTGCGGTTTCTGGGTCTGGTATTGAATTTGCCCGAAAGTTTTCTAAAAAGATTAAAGGTAGTTTTGTATTACTTTCTCATGAAGATGATTCAGCCCGAGTAGTGATAGGACACAAACAAACTGATGAAGCACAGATTATTTTTGATTTTAATGGCTTTGGCAATAGCACGATTGACCATGACCTACGGCGTCGGGATTTTACAATTAACGCCTTGGCAATAAACTTAAGACAACCAACACGAATAATTGATAAGTTTTCTGGCTTGCGACATCTTAAGCAAAGAAAGATTGTATCTGTGTCAAATACTTCATTAGCCGATGACCCTTTACGTATCTTACGGGCATTCCGCTTAGCCTTAGAACTAAATTTTTCCGTTAATAAGAAAATCTTAACTGGCGCCAAAAAATTAAATCTAACAGCAATTGCGCCCGAACGCATCTCTTACGAACTATTACGGATCTGCGAACAACCCAAATCTTTTCCTTACATAAAAATTTTATATCAAACAGGTTTAATGAATCAACTTTTTCCTTTAGCCAGTAAACTTTTTGCTGATGTGGCTGTAATGCAACACTCCTTACGGACTTATCAGAAATTAGAGATGATTCTACATAAACCATCTTTCTTCTCTCAGTATCGCAAAGAGTTTAACGCCTATTTTTCCGCAATGCCTTTTCGTCGGGCTTTACTGAAACTGGCAGGACTTTTTCATGATGTGGCGAAACCTCATACTCAATTTGAGACCGAAGAAGGCGATATCCATTTTTATGGTCACGATAATCTGGGCGCGAAAATTGTCCAAAGAATTGCTTCAGAAAATCTCCGGCTTTCGCGAAAACAAACCATAATGTTGAAGACTTTAATTGCATATCATATGCGTCTGCATCTTTTGGCAACTGCACCAACTATAAGTGACCGGGCAATCCGACGATTCTTTCGAGATTTAGGTGACGAGTATTTAGGCTTAATGATGCTTACATATGCTGATGGTTATGCCACTGCTCGTAAGACCCAACACTTAGAACTAACCATTACTCGAATGATGCAATTGAAACATACCGACGAGTCGAAGCCTAAGATAAAACGATTGGTCAATGGTGACGATTTAATTGCCTTAGGTTATAAGCCCGGTCCAATATTTAAGACAATTCTTCAAGAATTGGAGGATTTACAATTAGAAGGTAAAATTACGACTAAAGCAGAAGGACTTGAATATGTTAAAACTAATTTCCCCAAGTCGATTTAG
- a CDS encoding ABC transporter ATP-binding protein — MNRASVLEITNLSRYFGGLKAVSNFNLTIAENELVGLIGPNGAGKTTVFNLITGMYVPSSGSIKFFGEDITQLKPHQIAQRGITRTFQNIRLFSSLSVLDNVRIAYNHKVDYGLGHSIFRSRKFLKTEKEIYEKALSVLETFGLADRAYEVAKNLPYGEQRKLEIARALVSEPKLLLLDEPAAGMNPAEIKNLMELIHFIRNKFKLTILLIEHQMRVVMGICERVVVMDFGEIISQGKPEEIQNDPKVIEAYLGKSVECINR; from the coding sequence ATGAATCGAGCGTCTGTTTTAGAAATAACAAATCTTAGTCGCTATTTTGGCGGATTGAAAGCAGTGTCAAACTTTAATCTGACCATTGCTGAAAACGAATTGGTTGGATTAATTGGACCTAATGGTGCTGGTAAGACCACGGTTTTTAATCTTATTACTGGGATGTATGTGCCAAGTAGTGGCTCAATTAAATTTTTCGGTGAAGATATTACTCAATTAAAACCGCATCAAATCGCGCAAAGAGGTATAACCCGAACTTTTCAAAACATCCGACTTTTCTCATCACTTTCCGTTTTAGATAATGTCCGTATTGCCTATAATCATAAAGTTGATTATGGACTTGGTCATAGCATTTTCCGTAGCCGAAAGTTTCTTAAAACAGAAAAGGAAATTTACGAGAAGGCATTAAGTGTCTTAGAAACTTTTGGATTAGCAGATAGGGCGTATGAGGTTGCAAAAAATCTGCCGTACGGCGAACAACGAAAATTAGAAATTGCCCGCGCTTTAGTCTCAGAACCAAAACTTTTGCTTTTAGATGAGCCGGCCGCAGGAATGAATCCTGCCGAAATCAAAAATCTGATGGAACTTATCCATTTTATTAGAAATAAATTCAAATTAACGATATTATTAATCGAACACCAGATGCGAGTCGTAATGGGAATTTGTGAACGCGTGGTCGTTATGGATTTTGGCGAAATTATTAGCCAAGGTAAACCCGAAGAAATTCAAAATGACCCGAAAGTAATTGAAGCCTATTTAGGTAAATCCGTAGAATGTATTAATAGATAA
- a CDS encoding branched-chain amino acid ABC transporter permease, translating to MKAKSKIKNQISKLQIIAIVVIIYVTIQVLMSRQIINPYWQQIICYAGVMTISALGLNLIYGFTGQFSLGHAAFFGIGAYTSAFVIRMANFNNSFLLIVGLVAGALLAGIIAFIIGLPILRLRSDYLGIATLGFGIIVKVLFDNADAVFPVLGGSRGMVGITKLTNFTWVFLLVIFAVIILRNLINSAPGRALISVREDEIAAEAVGINTTKYKTLGFVIGSIYAGIAGGLYAHLYSFLHPQNFDFLKSIDVLLIVVLGGMASISGTIMAAVLWVLILEGLRVVLPEAILDWRLVIYPILLILIMIFRPSGIFGGKEFKFLQYQEKR from the coding sequence ATGAAAGCAAAATCAAAAATCAAAAATCAAATATCAAAACTTCAAATCATCGCAATTGTTGTTATAATTTATGTTACAATCCAAGTCTTAATGTCGAGACAAATAATTAATCCTTATTGGCAACAGATTATTTGTTATGCGGGCGTGATGACGATTTCGGCATTAGGGTTAAATTTAATCTATGGTTTTACGGGACAATTTTCATTAGGTCACGCGGCATTTTTTGGTATCGGCGCTTATACTTCGGCGTTTGTTATCCGTATGGCAAATTTTAATAATAGTTTTCTCTTAATCGTCGGACTTGTGGCTGGCGCATTATTAGCAGGAATTATTGCTTTTATCATCGGATTACCGATTCTTCGTCTACGCAGTGATTATTTAGGGATTGCAACACTCGGTTTTGGAATTATTGTGAAAGTTTTATTTGATAATGCAGATGCGGTTTTCCCGGTGCTTGGTGGCTCCAGAGGTATGGTCGGCATTACCAAATTAACTAATTTTACTTGGGTCTTTTTACTTGTTATTTTTGCCGTGATAATTCTGCGGAATCTTATCAACTCGGCACCCGGACGGGCTTTAATTTCAGTGCGCGAAGATGAGATTGCTGCAGAAGCAGTTGGTATCAATACGACCAAATATAAGACACTAGGCTTTGTAATTGGTTCAATCTATGCGGGTATTGCCGGTGGACTTTATGCTCATCTTTATTCATTTCTTCATCCGCAAAACTTTGATTTCTTAAAATCAATTGATGTTTTGCTCATTGTCGTCTTAGGTGGAATGGCGAGTATTTCCGGTACGATTATGGCTGCAGTGCTTTGGGTATTGATTTTAGAAGGATTAAGAGTTGTTTTACCTGAAGCAATTTTAGATTGGCGCTTGGTAATCTATCCGATTCTTTTAATTCTAATTATGATATTCCGACCGAGTGGAATTTTTGGCGGTAAAGAGTTTAAGTTTTTACAATATCAAGAAAAGCGATGA
- a CDS encoding branched-chain amino acid ABC transporter permease, whose product MIYFVQQIINGLQLGSVYALIALGYTMVYGIIRLINFAHGDVFMVGAYLGFYAILRFNLPFPLALLCAMLGCAVLGMVIERLVYKPLRHAPRIACLITALGVSLFLENFCSLKFVFGPNYLAYPRPFPIVNFNLGQLTISNIQIIVFVVAICLMVLLELFVSKTKTGMAMRAVAFDKNTAQLMGINIDLIISITFGIGSALAGAGGVLYGIAYPQINPFMGIMPGLKAFVAAVLGGIGIIPGAMLGAGIMGMVEVLSSAYISSTMRDAIAFLVLLIVLLVKPAGLLGKSAIEKV is encoded by the coding sequence GTGATTTATTTTGTCCAACAAATTATTAATGGGTTGCAATTAGGTTCAGTCTACGCACTCATCGCTTTGGGTTATACTATGGTCTATGGCATTATCCGTTTAATCAATTTTGCTCATGGCGATGTCTTTATGGTTGGTGCTTATTTGGGTTTTTATGCGATATTAAGATTCAACTTGCCATTTCCTCTTGCCTTGTTATGCGCCATGCTCGGTTGCGCAGTTTTAGGAATGGTAATTGAACGATTAGTCTATAAGCCATTGCGCCATGCGCCAAGAATTGCTTGTCTCATCACCGCACTGGGTGTTTCGCTGTTTTTAGAAAACTTCTGTAGTCTGAAATTTGTCTTTGGTCCAAACTATTTAGCCTATCCCAGACCATTTCCGATTGTCAATTTTAATCTTGGGCAGTTAACAATTTCTAATATCCAAATCATTGTCTTTGTTGTTGCAATCTGTCTAATGGTATTACTGGAACTTTTTGTTTCTAAAACTAAAACCGGTATGGCAATGCGGGCCGTAGCGTTTGACAAAAATACTGCTCAGTTAATGGGAATTAATATTGATTTGATTATTTCCATAACATTCGGTATTGGCTCAGCATTAGCCGGCGCCGGTGGTGTGCTTTATGGTATTGCTTATCCCCAAATCAATCCGTTTATGGGTATTATGCCGGGACTGAAAGCATTTGTTGCCGCGGTGCTCGGTGGAATTGGCATTATTCCTGGTGCAATGCTCGGTGCCGGAATTATGGGAATGGTTGAAGTGTTAAGTTCGGCTTATATCTCATCAACAATGCGCGATGCAATTGCATTTTTAGTATTATTAATTGTGCTTTTAGTAAAACCTGCCGGACTATTAGGTAAAAGTGCTATTGAAAAAGTATGA